Sequence from the Piscinibacter sp. HJYY11 genome:
AGGCGATCGACCAGGTGGTGCTGTTCTACCCGGCCGACGCGACCCGCGTGGCCTTGATCGGGCTCTCGGCCGGCGCGAGCATGGCCGCGCTGCTGGCCACCCGTCACCCGGCGCGCTTCAAGGCGGTGGTGATGCACTCGGGCGTGGCACCAGGCTCGGCCGACAGCGGTGCGGCGGCCGTGCGCGCCATGCGCGGCCGCCAGCTGCTCACGCCTCTTGCCAGCACGCAGCGGCTGCCGCCCTTGATGGTGATCCATGGCGCGCACGACCGCGTGGTCGCCACGCGCAATGCGCAGGCCACCGCGAGCCTGTGGGCCGATGCGGCCGGGGCCACCGCAGCGGAGGCGAAACGCATGCAGCGCGGCCAGCGCCATGCGATGACGGTCACCGACTACGCGCACCGCGGCCGCACCGTGGCGCGGCTGGTGGAGGTCGACACGCTGGGCCACGCCTGGAGCGGCGGTGCCGCACGCAAGCCCTACAGCGACCCGCGCGGCCCCGATGCCTCGCGCATGGCGTGGCAGTTTGTGCAGCGTCAGTTCGGGGCCTGAGGCCGGTGGGCGCTGGAGGCGAGGCGGGCCTCGTCCTGCACAATCTCGCGCCACCTACCAGGACCGACAAGGACCGAGCGCATGACCCCCGAAGAACGCCGCGCCCTGCGCGCCAAGCTCATCGCCGCCCGCCAGGCCTTGCCTGACCGCCTGGAGCGCGCCGTGCAACTGCAGCAGGTGCTGCGGGCCTGGCTCGTGAGCCGCAAGGAATCGACCATCGGCGCCTACTGGCCGATCAAGGGCGAGTTCGACCCGCTGCCGGCGCTCTTCCGCTGGAGCGAGGGCGGCCCCGAAGGCTCGCCGCGCCGCATCGGCCTGCCGGTGACCGACAAGCTCACCGGCGAGCTGCGTTTCCACGTGTGGTACCCGGGCTGCGAGATGGAACTCGACGCCCACGACATCCCCAAGCCCAAGGGCACCGACCAGTTCAAGCCCGGCCTCCTGGTGCTGCCCTGCGTGGGCTACGGGCCGGGCGGCGTGCGGCTCGGCTACGGCGGCGGCTTCTACGACCGCACCATCGAAAGCCTGAACCCGCGGCCGCTCACCATCGGCGTGGGCTATGCGCATGGGTTCCTGCCGATGCTGCGCGCGGAGCCCGACGACCTCACGGTCGACGTGATGCTGACCGAGGAAGGCGTGATGTGGCAGCGCCCCGGCACCTGAACTGAAGGGCGGCGGCGCTCCACCACCGGCGGAACGCGGCGTGCTCCACTCCGACCGGAGGTGCCCATGGACATGCTGGTCAACATCGACGTGCCCGACCTGCCGCGCGCCGAAGCCTTCTATTGCAACGCGTTCGGCCTGCGGCCCGGCCGCCGCTTCGGCGGCGAGGTGGTGGAGCTGCTCGGCGGGCCGGTGCCGATCTACCTGCTGCAAAAGCCGGCGGGCAGCTCGCCCGTGCCCGGCGGCACGCAGGTGCGCAGCTACAGCCGGCATTGGTGCCCGGTGCACCTCGACATCGTAGTGCCCGACATCACCGTCGCGGTGCGGCAGGCACTGACGGCCGGAGCCATCCAGGAAAAGCCGGTGCAGCTGGCGAGCTGGGGCAAGCTCGCGATGTTCTCCGACCCGTACGGCAACGGGTTCTGCCTGATCGAATTCGTGGGCCGGGGCTACGACGAGATCGCCACGTGAAAATATTCCGGCCGGCGTGTCGATTTGGGGAGGGCCTGCCCGTCGTGTCATCAGAGCCACCCATTTTTCCAACCCGGCTCGCTCAACCCTCCAGGAGAACGACATGCGCGTGATGGTGATCGTGAAGGCCAGCCCCGAATCCGAAGCCGGCAAGATGCCCAGCACCGAGCTGATGGCCGCAATGGGCAACTACAACGAAGAGCTGGTGAAGGCCGGCATCATGAAAGGCGGCGACGGCCTGCACCCCAGTTCGCGCGGCAAGCGTGTCGCCTTCTCGGGCCAGAACCGCACGGTGATCGACGGCCCCTTCGCCGAGACCAAGGAGCTGATCGCCGGCTACTGGGTCTGGGAGGTGAAGGACATGGACGAGGCGGTCGCCTGGGTCAAGCGCTGCCCCAACCCGATGGAGAGTGACTCCGAGATCGAGATCCGCCCCTTCTTCGAGGCCGCCGATTTCGGCGAGGCCTTCACGCCCGAACTGCAGGCGCAGGAAGAGCGCCTGCGCCAGCAGCTGGGCGGCGAGACGCGGATCTGAGCCCAGGCCTCGGCCGTCTGGTCGATCGGCCACGTCAATCGGCCACTTGCACCACCACCTTGCCGAGGTGGTGCCCGTCGAGCAGGCCGACCAGGGCGGCGGGTGCGTTTTCCAGGCCGACGACACGCGCTTCGTGCAGCTTGACGCGGCCGCTTGAGACCCATTCGCGCATCTCGCGCTGGAAGGCGTCGAAACGCTCGCCGTAGTGGTCGAGGATAATGAAGCCCTGCATGCGCACACGCTTCTGCAGCACGGTGGCGAGCAGCTGCGCGCGGCGGTCGGGCGCGGTCGATGTGCCGTCGTCGTTGTAGTGCGCGATGAAGCCACAGACCGGGATGCGCGCGTTCAGGTTGAGCAGCGGCAGCACGGCGTCGAGCACCTCGCCGCCGACGTTTTCGAAATAGACGTCGATGCCGCCCGGGCAGGCCTCGGCCAGGTGTGCCGCGAGGCGCGGGTCGTGGCGGTCGAGGCAGGCGTCGAAGCCGAGCACCTCCACCGCATGGCGCACCTTCTCGGCACCGCCCGCGATGCCGACGACACGCGCGCCTTTCAGCTTGGCGATCTGGCCGACCATCGCGCCGACGGCGCCGGTGGCGGCCGCCACGACCACGGTCTCGCCGGGGTGTGGCTGGCCGATGTCGAGCAGGCCCACGTGGGCGGTGAAGCCCGGCATGCCCAGGCCGCCGAGGGCGTGTGAAGGCTGGGCGAGATCGTCGATCACTTGCAGGTCGCTGCCGTCGCTGAGGGCGTGGTCCTGCCAGCCGGCGTTGGCGAGCACGAGTTGCCCTTCAACGAACTGCGGGTGGCGCGAGGCCACGACGCGGCTCACCGTGCCGCCGACGAGGGGCGCGCCGATCTCGATCGGGGGCGCGTAGCCGGGGCCGACCTCGTCCATCAGGTTGCGCATGTACGGGTCGAGCGAGAGCCACAGCGTGCGCAGCAGCACCTGGCCTTCGGCAGGCGTGGGAACGGGCTGAGTTTCGAGTCGGAAGTCGCCCGGCTGCGGCCGGCCCTTGGGCCGGGATGCGAGCACGATGCGGCGGTTGAGGGTGGTCATCGTGTCTTC
This genomic interval carries:
- a CDS encoding PHB depolymerase family esterase, yielding MARRTLASAWAKSFERSVSAWTRASLQHGRQQLGQVTKAAAAKRQPPPGPGDWLPGVAMGLTGLLRFHVYRPAGLHYAERVPVMVMLHGCGQDARSFALSTRMNRLADKERFLVVYPEQDRVANPQGCWNWFDTRSGRAHHEASLILKAIDQVVLFYPADATRVALIGLSAGASMAALLATRHPARFKAVVMHSGVAPGSADSGAAAVRAMRGRQLLTPLASTQRLPPLMVIHGAHDRVVATRNAQATASLWADAAGATAAEAKRMQRGQRHAMTVTDYAHRGRTVARLVEVDTLGHAWSGGAARKPYSDPRGPDASRMAWQFVQRQFGA
- a CDS encoding VOC family protein, yielding MDMLVNIDVPDLPRAEAFYCNAFGLRPGRRFGGEVVELLGGPVPIYLLQKPAGSSPVPGGTQVRSYSRHWCPVHLDIVVPDITVAVRQALTAGAIQEKPVQLASWGKLAMFSDPYGNGFCLIEFVGRGYDEIAT
- a CDS encoding YciI family protein is translated as MRVMVIVKASPESEAGKMPSTELMAAMGNYNEELVKAGIMKGGDGLHPSSRGKRVAFSGQNRTVIDGPFAETKELIAGYWVWEVKDMDEAVAWVKRCPNPMESDSEIEIRPFFEAADFGEAFTPELQAQEERLRQQLGGETRI
- a CDS encoding 5-formyltetrahydrofolate cyclo-ligase, whose translation is MTPEERRALRAKLIAARQALPDRLERAVQLQQVLRAWLVSRKESTIGAYWPIKGEFDPLPALFRWSEGGPEGSPRRIGLPVTDKLTGELRFHVWYPGCEMELDAHDIPKPKGTDQFKPGLLVLPCVGYGPGGVRLGYGGGFYDRTIESLNPRPLTIGVGYAHGFLPMLRAEPDDLTVDVMLTEEGVMWQRPGT
- a CDS encoding NADP-dependent oxidoreductase, coding for MTTLNRRIVLASRPKGRPQPGDFRLETQPVPTPAEGQVLLRTLWLSLDPYMRNLMDEVGPGYAPPIEIGAPLVGGTVSRVVASRHPQFVEGQLVLANAGWQDHALSDGSDLQVIDDLAQPSHALGGLGMPGFTAHVGLLDIGQPHPGETVVVAAATGAVGAMVGQIAKLKGARVVGIAGGAEKVRHAVEVLGFDACLDRHDPRLAAHLAEACPGGIDVYFENVGGEVLDAVLPLLNLNARIPVCGFIAHYNDDGTSTAPDRRAQLLATVLQKRVRMQGFIILDHYGERFDAFQREMREWVSSGRVKLHEARVVGLENAPAALVGLLDGHHLGKVVVQVAD